A part of Armatimonadota bacterium genomic DNA contains:
- a CDS encoding sulfite oxidase-like oxidoreductase, translating to MSNPWSPRPAHRPPDPGSRTADPDRPRLPPGQYRTEKWPVLHTGSVPRFDPERWDFRVWGLVRTPVRLTYPEVRALPSVRLRCDIHCVTAWSKLDVEFEGVPVATVLDLAGPLPEAKFVMVHAEQGYETNLPLGYLRAPDALLAYRADGADLTPEHGWPLRLVVPRLYFWKSAKWVRGLELMAQDRPGFWERNGYHNHADPWKEERYSAD from the coding sequence ATGTCCAACCCCTGGTCTCCGCGTCCCGCACACCGACCGCCGGACCCCGGGTCCCGGACAGCGGATCCCGACCGTCCCCGCCTCCCCCCCGGGCAGTACCGGACCGAGAAGTGGCCGGTCCTTCACACCGGCAGCGTCCCTCGCTTCGACCCCGAGCGGTGGGACTTCCGCGTCTGGGGGCTGGTGCGGACCCCGGTGCGCCTGACGTATCCCGAGGTGCGGGCCCTGCCGTCGGTGCGCCTGCGGTGTGACATCCACTGCGTGACGGCGTGGAGCAAGCTGGACGTGGAGTTCGAGGGCGTGCCGGTGGCGACGGTGCTGGACCTGGCCGGCCCGCTCCCCGAGGCGAAGTTCGTGATGGTGCACGCGGAGCAGGGGTACGAGACCAACCTGCCCCTGGGGTACCTGCGCGCCCCCGACGCCCTGCTGGCATACCGCGCGGACGGCGCCGACCTCACCCCCGAACACGGGTGGCCCCTGCGCCTGGTCGTGCCCCGCCTGTACTTCTGGAAGAGCGCCAAGTGGGTGCGGGGCCTGGAGCTGATGGCTCAGGATCGCCCCGGCTTCTGGGAGCGCAACGGCTACCACAACCACGCCGACCCCTGGAAAGAAGAACGCTACTCGGCAGACTGA